One Spinacia oleracea cultivar Varoflay chromosome 4, BTI_SOV_V1, whole genome shotgun sequence DNA segment encodes these proteins:
- the LOC110793404 gene encoding uncharacterized protein: MSISKKTSNDLRAARMLVHKLGETFQDFQSKSFAILTLGEQWGTLQSSFATVQTSLENRLKELESKERDFDMVKTKFDNFKKEVELRQKKLELGEKSLSERMKGVELREKQVIDWRESLDMENRVIRDRGRAVEAREKWFLEGLNRLKAVEEKVKEAEERQKAVLLIEKDVDDRLRTVEQKEIEVREREEECCIREQDVEEKAEEAEFMDMVTIERRDILNEREKELNVISEELNLKDDELKEKEVKLEEDRKELELREGQMDELYDMLESKAVEMAETERTLVSKANEIDDREKNIREREDDLEMKDREMESCWSKQCEAVEAKERRLSKQWKALELKEKQMEKRLESKEKQVNKRFESKEKRIDERWKQVELKEKEINEQLEILQAKMKQRSRKRRRFA; this comes from the coding sequence ATGTCTATTTCAAAGAAAACATCGAACGATCTTAGAGCCGCAAGGATGCTGGTGCATAAACTCGGCGAAACGTTTCAGGATTTCCAGTCGAAATCCTTCGCAATCCTCACACTCGGCGAGCAATGGGGAACACTGCAGAGTTCTTTCGCAACGGTGCAAACCTCGCTCGAGAATCGACTCAAGGAACTGGAGTCAAAGGAGAGAGATTTCGATATGGTTAAGACTAAGTTTGATAATTTCAAGAAAGAGGTTGAATTGAGGCAGAAGAAGTTGGAGTTGGGCGAAAAGTCGTTGAGCGAGAGGATGAAAGGCGTGGAATTGAGGGAGAAGCAAGTGATAGATTGGCGTGAGTCTCTTGATATGGAGAACAGAGTGATTCGTGATCGTGGTAGAGCGGTGGAGGCGCGGGAGAAGTGGTTTTTAGAGGGTTTAAACCGACTTAAGGCGGTGGAAGAGAAGGTAAAGGAGGCGGAGGAGAGGCAGAAGGCGGTGTTGTTGATTGAAAAGGATGTGGATGATAGGCTGAGAACGGTGGAGCAAAAGGAGATCGAGGTTCGCGAGCGTGAAGAGGAGTGTTGTATAAGGGAGCAGGATGTTGAGGAGAAGGCGGAAGAGGCGGAGTTTATGGATATGGTTACGATTGAGCGTAGGGATATATTGAATGAGCGGGAGAAAgaattgaatgtgatatctGAAGAATTGAATTTGAAGGATGATGAATTGAAAGAAAAGGAGGTGAAATTGGAGGAGGATAGGAAAGAATTGGAGTTAAGAGAGGGGCAGATGGATGAGCTATACGACATGCTCGAATCAAAGGCGGTTGAGATGGCTGAGACAGAGAGAACATTGGTGTCGAAAGCTAACGAGATCGATGATCGAGAGAAGAACATTCGAGAGCGTGAAGATGATTTGGAGATGAAAGATAGAGAGATGGAATCTTGTTGGAGTAAGCAATGCGAGGCAGTGGAAGCGAAAGAGAGGCGATTGAGTAAGCAATGGAAGGCGTTAGAGTTGAAAGAGAAGCAAATGGAGAAGCGTCTTGAATCGAAAGAGAAGCAAGTCAATAAGCGTTTTGAGTCCAAAGAAAAGCGAATCGATGAGCGTTGGAAACAGGTTGAATTGAAGGAGAAGGAAATCAATGAACAATTGGAGATATTGCAGGCGAAAATGAAGCAGAGAAGTAGGAAGAGGAGACGTTTTGCCTAG